The Alnus glutinosa chromosome 7, dhAlnGlut1.1, whole genome shotgun sequence genome includes a region encoding these proteins:
- the LOC133874215 gene encoding protein S40-7-like: MESTGYRHRRSPSSDRFLGVFSFSPPSSSAVAGVDELNEAEIFWNTDFAEPSHSDEHRHHHRRLDFQQETASGILAVLSEADGRGPFLYQKPSISFPSSSSKAVPMIPRLPERECSQPAAQFRNQSAPMKVPVLSEAMAKRRSGMLADLYDDDDDGGDDRMLPPHELVSRGSGVSPKTTFSVLEGVGRTLKGRDLRQEPVACKASTTTIESPSKMTRPTPLARPNSTAHHAAVVSAAVGSTM; the protein is encoded by the exons ATGGAATCCACCGGCTACCGCCACCGACGGTCACCCTCCTCCGACCGTTTCCTCGGCGTATTTTCCTTCTCACCGCCCTCCTCCTCTGCCGTGGCTGGAGTAGACGAGCTCAACGAAGCCGAAATCTTCTGGAACACCGATTTCGCCGAACCCAGCCACTCCGATGAGCACCGCCACCACCATAGGCGGTTGGATTTCCAGCAGGAAACGGCCTCCGGTATCCTCGCCGTACTTTCCGAGGCCGATGGCCGCGGGCCGTTTCTGTACCAAAAACCTTCGATATCGTTCCCGTCATCGTCTTCGAAAGCGGTCCCGATGATTCCGAGGCTGCCGGAGAGGGAGTGCTCGCAGCCCGCCGCACAGTTCCGGAACCAGTCGGCGCCGATGAAGGTTCCGGTGCTGTCAGAGGCCATGGCGAAGAGGAGGAGCGGGATGCTCGCTGACTTGTACGACGACGATGACGACGGAGGCGACGATCGGATGTTGCCGCCTCACGAGCTCGTCTCCAGAGGCTCCGGCGTGTCGCCGAAGACGACGTTTTCTGTTCTCGAAGGAGTTGGTAGGACTCTTAAAGGAAGGGATCTCCGCCAG GAACCTGTCGCATGCAAAGCATCCACCACCACCATTGAATCGCCCTCCAAAATGACCCGACCTACCCCTCTTGCACGACCAAACTCCACGGCACATCACGCTGCCGTTGTTTCGGCAGCCGTTGGCTCCACAATGTAG
- the LOC133874374 gene encoding NAC domain-containing protein 90-like, with amino-acid sequence MDDLPPGFRFYPTEEELVSFYLHNKLEGTREDLNRVMNRVIPVVDIYESNPWDLPQFSGVLCYGDPEQWFFFIPRQESEARGGRPRRLTTTGYWKATGSPSSVYSSNNRMIGLKRTMVFYNGRAPNGKKTEWKMNEYKAIEGEASVSSSETPMLRQEFSLCRIYKKSKCLRAFDRRPSGVVIGGQPPVQQVRHGDVASTSGHPNRSIVERTSSPESSSSGDHQGHPSQPAGESENMEMAVDHNDPLWPWEQVNWFPGME; translated from the exons ATGGACGATTTGCCACCTGGGTTTCGATTCTACCCGACAGAGGAAGAGTTGGTTTCATTCTATCTGCATAACAAGCTGGAAGGGACGAGAGAGGATTTGAACCGAGTTATGAACCGGGTTATACCGGTTGTGGACATATATGAGTCCAATCCATGGGATCTCCCAC AGTTTTCCGGAGTGCTGTGTTATGGAGACCCTGAGCAGTGGTTCTTCTTCATTCCTAGACAAGAGAGTGAAGCCCGTGGGGGAAGACCGAGGCGACTCACAACAACCGGGTACTGGAAAGCCACCGGGTCTCCGAGTTCTGTCTACTCTTCCAACAATCGCATGATTGGATTGAAACGGACCATGGTTTTCTACAACGGACGAGCTCCAAACGGGAAAAAAACGGAGTGGAAGATGAACGAATATAAAGCTATTGAAGGAGAGGCCTCCGTATCTAGTAGTGAAACTCCCATG TTACGACAGGAATTTAGTTTGTGTCGAATTTACAAGAAATCGAAATGCTTAAGGGCATTTGACAGACGGCCGTCTGGAGTAGTAATAGGTGGTCAGCCACCTGTTCAACAAGTTCGTCATGGTGATGTGGCATCAACATCTGGTCATCCCAACCGTTCGATAGTAGAAAGAACAAGCTCGCCAGAGAGTTCATCCTCAGGAGATCACCAAGGCCATCCATCCCAGCCTGCTGGGGAAAGTGAGAACATGGAAATGGCTGTTGATCATAATGATCCTTTGTGGCCATGGGAGCAAGTGAATTGGTTCCCTGGGATGGAATAG
- the LOC133873152 gene encoding vacuolar protein sorting-associated protein 55 homolog, with translation MFSASILLQILACAVYNNWWPMLSALMYVLVPMPCLFFGGGSTQFLTSRDGGGWIDAAKFLTGASAVGSLAIPIILRHAHLIQTGAMLIEFTSFFIFVCTVMCFHRASLEDDW, from the exons GCTTGTGCAGTATACAACAATTGGTGGCCCATGTTATCAG CTCTCATGTACGTGCTGGTGCCTATGCCTTGCTTATTTTTCGGAGGTGGTTCCACGCAGTTTCTGACAAGCAGAGATGGTGGGGG TTGGATAGATGCTGCAAAATTTTTGACTGGAGCTTCAGCTGTGGGGAGCTTAGCCATTCCGATTATCCTAAGGCATGCTCATCTGATTCAGACAGGAGCCATGCTTATCGAGTTCACATCCTTCTTCATATTTGTTTGCACAGTCATGTGTTTCCACCGCGCCAGCCTTGAAGATGATTGGTGA